The sequence AATGAATGTGCCATTAAAGTTGCAAGAAAATTTGGTGAAAAAGATGGCAAGATGGGTCGCTATAAAATTATTACTTTAGAATCTAGTTTTCATGGTAGAACATTGGCTACATTGCGTGCTACTGGGCAAGAAAAATTTCATAAACATTTTGCACCATTTCCTGAAGGTTTTGAGATTGCTAAAGATTTGTATGATGTGTATAGTTTGATTGATGATAAGACTTGTGCAGTAATGCTTGAATTAATACAAGGAGAAGGGGGTGTTTATGCATTTGACAAAAAACAAGTACAAGAATTAGCAAAATATCTTAAAGAAAACAATATTTTATTGATTATAGATGAGGTGCAAACAGGTGTTTTTAGGATGGGTGAGATGTTGGCTAGTCAAGTTTATGAAATAGAGCCTGAAATTATTACATTGGCAAAGGGACTAGCAGGAGGGATTCCTATAGGAGCAGTGCTTACGACGCTAAAAGATGTGTTTGAAGTAGGGGATCATGGAAGCACTTTTGGGGGAAATTTATTGTCTTGTCGTGCAGGTCTTGAGGTTTTGGAAATTTTAGAATCTTATAAAAATCATAAGTTTTTAGAAAAAAATATACAACAACTTGATTCTTATTTGTTTGCAATACTTGAAGATTATGCAGATCTTTTTAATGAAGTTACGGGATTGGGGATGATGCGAGGTTTGCAAGCAAAAAGTATAGAAATACAAACAGATATTTTGCAAAATGCTTTTTTGCAGGGAGTGATTGTTTTAAGATCAGGACGCAATGTTGTGAGATTTTTGCCTCCATTGACAATAACTGAGGAAGAAATGCAACTGG is a genomic window of Helicobacter anatolicus containing:
- a CDS encoding aspartate aminotransferase family protein, which codes for MQLEELIELDKKYILPTYNRGLVDFSYGKGARLFSACGKDYIDFGSGIGVCSVGHSNEKLNNAIKDQVDKLIHVSNLYLNALQAKLAEKIVQLSGLDARVFFGNSGAEANECAIKVARKFGEKDGKMGRYKIITLESSFHGRTLATLRATGQEKFHKHFAPFPEGFEIAKDLYDVYSLIDDKTCAVMLELIQGEGGVYAFDKKQVQELAKYLKENNILLIIDEVQTGVFRMGEMLASQVYEIEPEIITLAKGLAGGIPIGAVLTTLKDVFEVGDHGSTFGGNLLSCRAGLEVLEILESYKNHKFLEKNIQQLDSYLFAILEDYADLFNEVTGLGMMRGLQAKSIEIQTDILQNAFLQGVIVLRSGRNVVRFLPPLTITEEEMQLGFERLKKACQKVREKYKNIK